The proteins below come from a single Tenuifilum thalassicum genomic window:
- the gldB gene encoding gliding motility lipoprotein GldB, whose translation MKNRWIIVTLIITTLISCKQNRFDKIPTPKNSQEVKIVRFENDLFSLDTISIESEYKELSDKHTQFADLFTRGIIRIGKSDSLKFYHYLKMFLTDTMVQNCYRMVSETFPPNADFEKELKSAFARYSYFFPEKVMPKVYTYISGYNLSLAIDDSLVAVGLDRYLGKNTIQYTLLGIPRYIQRKMNPQKVSSDVMRAWLYGVFPFKDSVNNLLSRMIYEGQIMYLTKRMLPNQPDSLIFGYTPQQYKWCQRNEKNIWTYLIENKLLFTTNLLDINKMINDAPFTSGFSRESPGRTAVWIGYRIVEQFMERNQEYTLDDLMKVNDYQYILNKAKYKP comes from the coding sequence ATGAAAAACAGATGGATAATTGTCACTTTAATCATCACCACTCTAATTAGCTGTAAACAAAACCGATTCGACAAAATACCTACGCCAAAAAACTCACAAGAAGTTAAAATTGTAAGATTTGAAAATGATTTATTTAGTCTTGATACAATAAGTATTGAATCGGAATACAAAGAGCTTTCTGACAAACATACACAGTTTGCTGACCTTTTCACACGGGGCATAATAAGAATAGGAAAAAGCGATTCTCTAAAATTTTACCATTATCTTAAAATGTTCCTAACAGATACAATGGTACAGAATTGCTACAGAATGGTAAGTGAAACCTTTCCTCCTAATGCGGATTTTGAAAAAGAGTTAAAGAGCGCGTTCGCAAGATATTCATACTTTTTTCCTGAGAAGGTTATGCCAAAGGTTTACACTTACATTTCGGGATACAACCTTTCCCTTGCTATAGACGACAGTTTAGTAGCGGTTGGTCTAGACCGTTATTTGGGGAAAAACACAATCCAGTACACTTTGCTTGGTATCCCACGTTATATTCAAAGAAAAATGAATCCCCAAAAAGTTTCTTCAGACGTAATGCGTGCATGGCTCTATGGGGTTTTTCCATTTAAAGACTCGGTTAACAACTTACTTTCAAGAATGATATATGAAGGGCAAATAATGTACCTTACCAAAAGAATGCTTCCCAATCAGCCTGATTCTCTAATATTTGGATATACTCCTCAACAGTACAAATGGTGCCAGAGAAACGAAAAAAATATTTGGACCTATCTTATAGAAAACAAGCTACTTTTCACTACCAATCTGCTTGATATTAATAAAATGATTAACGATGCGCCATTTACTAGTGGGTTTTCGCGCGAATCGCCTGGTCGCACTGCAGTATGGATTGGTTATCGAATTGTTGAACAGTTCATGGAACGCAATCAGGAATACACTCTTGATGATTTAATGAAAGTTAATGATTATCAATACATCCTTAACAAGGCAAAATATAAACCTTAA
- the uvrA gene encoding excinuclease ABC subunit UvrA → MSIESQNNILEANDEGKIEVEGARVHNLKNIDVVIPRHKLTVITGLSGSGKSSLAFDTIYAEGQRRYMETMSAYARQFLGTLERPDVDKISGLSPVISIEQKTTSHNPRSTVGTTTEIYDFLRLLYARASTAYSYNTGEEMVRYTDEQIIKLINKQFAGKKTALLAPLVRGRKGHYKELFEQLRKKGYLHVRVDGNIVEMRPAMKLDRYKTHHIELLVDKLKVGDGDMKRLSQSVANAMSIGKGIIMVLDMDTGENRYFSRNLMCPTTGISYDEPEPYTFSFNSPKGACPKCNGLGYVNEADIERIIPDKRISIKKGGIQALGPYKNSLIFWQLEAIATKYGFSLSDPIEKIPEEALDVILYGSEEQLKLKHPSIGVTSSYFLSFEGVINFIKEHNSNEELTGKGKKWANQFIRQVTCPSCNGSRLRKESLWFKIDDKSIADVTAMDLESLWEWLQGLENRLGNRQKVIATEILKEIRERVRFLLDVGLGYLSLNRGSSTLSGGESQRIRLATQIGSKLVNVLYILDEPSIGLHQRDNVKLINSLKQLRDAGNSVIVVEHYEEMIRSADYVVDIGPRAGRHGGKVVAAGTPSEIMKSDSLTANYLNGKLRIPTPSERRKGNGKFLTISGAKGNNLKNITAKFPLGTLICVTGVSGSGKSTLINETLYPALSRHFYRSFEQPLDYDTITGIENIDKVIDVDQSPIGRTPRSNPATYTGVFTDIRKLFALTPEAKIRGYKAGRFSFNVKGGRCETCKGGGVKVIEMNFLPDVYVKCPDCFGRRYNRETLEVKYKGKNISEVLDMTINQAVEFFENIPQIHQKLKALQDVGMGYVTLGQPSTTLSGGEAQRVKLASELAKRDTGKTLYILDEPTTGLHFEDVRVLLDVLNKLVDKGNTVIIIEHNLDVIKTADYIIDLGPDGGSGGGTIVCSGTPEEVAKSNCGYTAQFLKNLL, encoded by the coding sequence ATGAGCATTGAATCACAAAACAATATTTTAGAGGCTAATGACGAAGGCAAAATAGAGGTAGAAGGCGCAAGGGTGCATAACCTTAAAAATATTGATGTTGTAATACCCCGTCATAAATTAACAGTAATTACCGGCCTTAGTGGTAGCGGTAAGTCATCGCTAGCATTTGATACCATTTATGCCGAAGGTCAACGTCGCTACATGGAAACCATGTCGGCATATGCGCGACAGTTCCTTGGTACACTTGAGCGCCCCGATGTTGATAAAATCTCAGGATTGAGCCCAGTTATCTCCATTGAACAGAAAACAACAAGCCATAATCCACGTTCAACTGTAGGAACCACTACCGAAATTTACGACTTTCTTCGCCTACTCTATGCACGCGCATCAACCGCCTATTCATACAATACAGGCGAAGAAATGGTGCGATACACCGACGAACAGATAATCAAGCTCATAAACAAACAATTTGCTGGGAAAAAAACAGCACTCCTTGCTCCTTTAGTTCGGGGACGGAAAGGCCACTACAAGGAGCTGTTTGAACAGCTTCGTAAAAAGGGATATTTGCATGTTCGTGTCGATGGCAATATCGTTGAGATGCGCCCAGCAATGAAGCTGGATAGGTATAAAACTCACCATATTGAACTTCTGGTTGACAAGCTCAAAGTTGGCGATGGCGATATGAAAAGGCTTAGCCAATCGGTTGCAAATGCAATGTCAATTGGCAAGGGCATCATTATGGTGCTTGATATGGATACTGGTGAAAACCGATATTTCAGCAGAAACCTGATGTGTCCAACCACAGGCATCTCCTACGATGAACCAGAACCATACACCTTTAGCTTTAACTCTCCTAAAGGGGCTTGCCCAAAGTGTAACGGGTTGGGCTATGTAAACGAAGCCGATATTGAACGCATAATTCCCGATAAAAGAATCAGCATTAAAAAAGGAGGAATTCAGGCTCTTGGGCCCTATAAGAATTCGCTAATATTTTGGCAGCTAGAAGCTATTGCAACTAAATATGGTTTTTCATTGTCGGATCCTATTGAGAAAATACCCGAAGAGGCACTAGATGTAATTCTGTATGGCTCCGAGGAACAGCTAAAGCTAAAACACCCAAGCATAGGAGTTACCAGCTCCTATTTTTTAAGCTTCGAGGGAGTTATTAACTTTATTAAAGAGCATAACTCAAACGAAGAGCTTACGGGAAAGGGGAAAAAGTGGGCAAATCAGTTCATCAGGCAAGTTACTTGTCCTAGCTGCAACGGCTCAAGGTTAAGAAAAGAGTCGTTATGGTTCAAGATAGATGACAAAAGTATTGCAGATGTTACCGCAATGGACCTTGAGTCCCTATGGGAGTGGCTTCAAGGATTAGAGAATAGGCTTGGCAACCGCCAAAAGGTAATTGCCACTGAGATTTTAAAGGAGATTCGTGAACGTGTTCGTTTTCTACTAGATGTAGGCTTAGGCTACCTATCTCTAAACCGTGGTTCATCAACTCTTTCGGGTGGCGAAAGCCAAAGAATACGCCTTGCAACACAAATAGGCTCTAAGCTGGTGAATGTTCTTTACATACTTGATGAGCCAAGCATTGGCCTACATCAGCGCGATAATGTAAAACTTATTAATTCGCTTAAACAGCTTCGCGATGCAGGCAACTCGGTAATTGTGGTTGAACACTACGAAGAAATGATTCGCTCCGCCGACTACGTGGTAGATATTGGGCCACGTGCTGGGCGTCACGGAGGGAAAGTGGTGGCAGCAGGTACACCCTCTGAGATTATGAAATCCGATTCGCTTACTGCCAATTACTTAAATGGCAAGCTGAGAATCCCTACTCCATCGGAACGGCGAAAAGGAAATGGCAAGTTCCTTACCATTTCAGGGGCAAAAGGTAATAATCTAAAAAACATTACAGCAAAATTTCCGCTAGGAACCCTTATTTGTGTTACGGGCGTTTCGGGAAGTGGGAAATCAACCCTTATCAACGAAACGCTATACCCAGCACTAAGCCGGCACTTTTACAGGTCGTTTGAACAACCGCTTGATTACGATACAATTACTGGAATTGAAAATATTGATAAAGTAATTGATGTTGACCAATCGCCAATTGGACGAACACCACGCTCCAATCCTGCGACCTACACAGGGGTGTTTACTGATATCAGAAAACTTTTTGCACTTACTCCTGAGGCTAAGATTAGAGGCTACAAAGCAGGACGATTCTCATTTAATGTAAAGGGAGGTCGCTGTGAAACATGTAAAGGTGGAGGAGTAAAGGTTATTGAGATGAATTTCCTTCCCGATGTTTATGTTAAGTGCCCCGATTGCTTTGGAAGACGTTACAATCGTGAAACGCTCGAGGTAAAATACAAGGGTAAGAACATAAGCGAGGTGCTTGATATGACAATAAACCAAGCAGTTGAGTTTTTCGAAAACATCCCCCAAATTCATCAAAAACTAAAAGCGCTTCAGGACGTAGGAATGGGCTATGTGACATTAGGTCAGCCATCAACCACGCTTTCGGGTGGCGAGGCTCAGCGTGTTAAGCTAGCGAGTGAGCTAGCCAAGCGCGATACGGGGAAAACCCTTTATATTCTTGATGAACCAACCACAGGGCTTCACTTTGAGGATGTGAGAGTCCTGCTTGACGTGTTGAACAAACTTGTGGACAAAGGGAACACAGTTATTATTATTGAACACAATCTAGATGTAATTAAAACTGCCGACTATATAATCGATTTAGGACCAGATGGCGGTTCTGGTGGGGGAACTATTGTTTGCTCTGGAACACCCGAAGAGGTTGCAAAATCAAATTGCGGTTATACTGCTCAGTTTCTTAAAAATTTACTTTAG
- the dnaB gene encoding replicative DNA helicase, whose protein sequence is MAGEKGRQKRQFSPLKQIGAELGKVPPQAVDIEEAVLGAIMIEKDAVIIASEILKPECFYKEQHQIIFKAIQDLSTRLEPIDLFTVTEELRKQGKLEEVGGAGYISLLANKVGSAAHLEYHSKIIAQKYIQRELIRVATEIEKRSFEENVDVDELLDFSEMELFKVAEGNIKSDTQPINSIVVKAFKQIEEAGKREDGLSGVPSGFTELDRLTSGWQKSDLIIVAARPSMGKTAFVLTMARNMAVEYDVPVALFSLEMSNVQLVNRLLVAESGLSSEKIRNGKLTQEEWTQLTVKTKQLADAQIFIDDTPALSIFELRAKCRRLKAQHNIGIVIIDYLQLMTGPAETKGNREQEVSTISRSLKAIAKELDVPIIALSQLNRSVETRGGNKRPQLSDLRESGAIEQDADVVIFIHRPEYYGFDVDDAGNSTVGLAEIIVAKHRNGAVDDVKLRFQKEMARFSDYEDNSYYGAVTPDFTSSAQVTFSSKMNNDPVDDFSSNLKKGLDNVDIPF, encoded by the coding sequence ATGGCAGGAGAAAAAGGAAGGCAAAAAAGACAATTTTCCCCATTAAAACAAATTGGAGCTGAGCTTGGTAAGGTACCACCTCAAGCGGTTGATATTGAAGAAGCCGTTTTAGGTGCAATAATGATTGAGAAAGATGCTGTTATTATTGCTAGCGAGATACTTAAACCCGAATGTTTCTATAAAGAGCAACACCAAATAATATTTAAGGCAATACAAGACCTTTCTACAAGGCTAGAACCTATCGACTTGTTTACTGTAACCGAGGAGTTAAGAAAGCAAGGTAAGCTCGAGGAGGTTGGTGGTGCGGGTTATATTTCCTTACTTGCTAATAAAGTAGGGTCTGCCGCTCACCTTGAATATCACTCAAAAATTATTGCTCAGAAATACATACAACGTGAACTTATTAGGGTTGCTACTGAAATAGAAAAGCGTTCTTTCGAAGAGAATGTTGATGTTGACGAGCTACTCGACTTCTCGGAGATGGAGCTTTTTAAGGTTGCGGAAGGAAACATAAAGAGTGATACTCAGCCTATTAATAGTATTGTTGTAAAAGCATTTAAACAGATTGAAGAAGCGGGAAAACGTGAGGATGGGTTGAGCGGTGTACCCTCGGGGTTTACCGAATTGGATCGTCTAACCTCAGGTTGGCAAAAATCGGACCTGATAATCGTTGCTGCCCGTCCATCCATGGGTAAGACAGCGTTTGTTCTTACCATGGCTCGAAATATGGCCGTAGAATACGATGTTCCTGTAGCGCTATTCTCCCTTGAGATGTCGAACGTACAGCTGGTTAACCGTTTGCTAGTTGCCGAGTCTGGCCTTTCATCTGAGAAAATTCGTAACGGTAAGCTCACACAAGAGGAGTGGACACAGCTAACCGTTAAAACCAAACAGCTTGCCGATGCCCAGATTTTTATAGACGATACCCCTGCGCTTTCCATTTTTGAACTTAGGGCAAAGTGTCGTAGGCTTAAAGCTCAGCACAATATTGGCATTGTAATTATCGACTACCTACAACTTATGACTGGACCTGCCGAGACTAAAGGTAATCGTGAGCAGGAGGTTAGTACAATTTCTCGTTCGTTAAAAGCCATTGCCAAGGAACTCGATGTGCCAATAATTGCCCTATCGCAGTTAAACCGTTCGGTTGAAACCCGTGGCGGAAATAAACGCCCTCAGCTCTCAGACCTCCGTGAATCGGGAGCCATTGAGCAGGATGCCGACGTGGTTATCTTTATTCACCGCCCCGAATACTATGGTTTTGATGTTGATGATGCTGGAAACTCTACTGTTGGTCTTGCTGAAATAATTGTTGCAAAACACCGTAATGGAGCGGTTGACGATGTAAAGCTTCGCTTCCAAAAGGAAATGGCACGTTTCTCCGATTACGAAGATAATAGCTACTACGGAGCGGTTACTCCCGATTTTACCTCATCGGCTCAGGTTACATTCAGCTCAAAAATGAATAACGACCCCGTTGATGATTTCTCAAGTAACCTCAAAAAAGGCTTAGATAATGTAGATATTCCATTCTAA
- a CDS encoding formate--tetrahydrofolate ligase, which yields MKTDIEIAHEAKMKPITEIGEKLGINPDDLILYGKYKAKIPLKYINKEKYLQNKLILVSAISPTPAGEGKTTVSIGLSQGLNRIGKQTTVVLREPSLGPVFGIKGGATGGGYSQVLPMEDINLHFTGDFNAIEKAHNLLAALIDNNIQSKKRSLGIDPRTVKWKRVMDMNDRSLRHIIVGLGGTTHGIPRETGFDITAASEVMAILCLAENMEDLKRRLGNIFIGYTFDKKPVYARDLHAEGAMAALLRDAIMPNLVQTIEGTPAIIHGGPFANIAQGTNSVIATKMGLSLSDFVVTEAGFGFDLGAEKFIDIKCQYAGLKPSAVVLVATIRALKYHGGKPLKEVSQPDVEALKNGIGNLQKHVENMKQFGICPVVAINRFTSDTDEEVEVIKNACKEMDVQVAEVDVWGKGGEGAIELAKIVNKIAMNCPYQHKTLYDWNWTPEAKIETLAKRIYGAEAVDYTAQAKNDLKKVYELGLDKLPICVAKTQKSLSDNPALLGRPKDFVVTVREIEIAAGAGFIVPITGQIMRMPGLPEEPAAERIDVDNNGVISGLF from the coding sequence ATGAAAACCGACATTGAAATTGCCCATGAAGCAAAGATGAAGCCCATCACCGAAATAGGTGAGAAGCTGGGCATAAATCCCGATGACCTAATACTATACGGCAAGTACAAGGCCAAAATTCCTTTAAAATACATCAACAAGGAAAAGTACTTGCAGAATAAACTAATACTTGTATCGGCCATTTCGCCAACGCCAGCTGGTGAAGGTAAAACAACAGTATCAATTGGTTTATCGCAAGGATTAAACCGAATAGGAAAGCAAACAACTGTAGTGCTTCGTGAGCCTTCGCTTGGACCGGTATTCGGTATAAAGGGAGGAGCAACTGGTGGTGGATACTCTCAAGTTCTCCCAATGGAAGACATCAACCTACACTTTACGGGTGATTTTAATGCTATAGAGAAGGCGCACAACCTTCTTGCAGCCTTAATTGATAATAACATTCAGAGCAAGAAACGTTCACTTGGCATTGACCCTCGAACTGTAAAGTGGAAAAGGGTTATGGACATGAACGACCGCTCACTCCGACATATTATAGTTGGTTTAGGTGGAACCACACATGGTATACCACGCGAGACAGGTTTCGATATAACAGCTGCATCGGAGGTTATGGCAATCCTCTGCCTTGCTGAAAATATGGAGGACCTTAAACGTCGTTTAGGGAATATATTCATTGGATATACCTTTGACAAGAAACCCGTTTACGCGCGCGATTTACACGCCGAGGGAGCTATGGCTGCCCTACTTCGCGATGCCATCATGCCTAACCTGGTGCAAACCATCGAGGGAACACCTGCAATAATACATGGTGGACCTTTTGCAAACATTGCTCAGGGAACCAACTCTGTTATTGCTACAAAAATGGGCTTGTCTCTTAGCGACTTTGTTGTAACAGAGGCTGGTTTTGGATTTGACCTGGGTGCTGAGAAGTTTATCGATATAAAATGCCAGTATGCTGGATTAAAACCTAGCGCAGTAGTACTAGTAGCAACAATTAGGGCGCTTAAGTACCATGGAGGCAAACCGTTAAAAGAAGTTTCCCAACCCGATGTTGAAGCACTGAAGAATGGTATAGGCAACCTCCAAAAGCATGTTGAAAACATGAAACAATTTGGAATCTGTCCAGTTGTTGCTATTAATCGCTTTACCTCCGATACCGACGAAGAGGTTGAGGTTATCAAGAATGCCTGCAAAGAGATGGATGTTCAGGTTGCTGAAGTAGATGTTTGGGGTAAAGGTGGCGAGGGTGCCATTGAATTGGCGAAGATTGTAAACAAGATAGCCATGAACTGCCCATACCAGCACAAAACCCTTTACGATTGGAATTGGACACCTGAAGCAAAAATCGAAACCCTTGCTAAAAGAATTTATGGTGCAGAAGCAGTGGACTACACCGCACAAGCCAAAAACGACCTCAAAAAGGTTTATGAGCTTGGTTTAGATAAGCTCCCCATTTGCGTAGCTAAAACACAAAAATCGCTTTCGGATAACCCTGCATTATTAGGCCGTCCGAAGGACTTTGTAGTAACCGTAAGGGAAATTGAGATTGCTGCCGGAGCAGGGTTTATAGTGCCTATTACTGGGCAAATAATGCGTATGCCCGGCTTGCCCGAAGAGCCAGCTGCAGAACGTATAGACGTTGACAACAACGGTGTTATCAGCGGACTATTTTAA
- a CDS encoding lytic transglycosylase domain-containing protein, which translates to MIFSKRFSLVIKTFIAVFIFVILISFIPITKVFSYSEQQADTIFQATIYPVPIPDSLTFAGEAVPLEFFDVRESLDRELQVNTFWHSQTLLLLKRANRYFPIIEPILEANNIPIDFKYLAVAESGLTQAISPSKAVGFWQILEGTGEELGLEINNEVDERYHIEKSTQAACQYFKKAYEKYGNWTMVAASYNFGMNGIDKQILRQENDSYYNMVLGEETGRYIFRILALKVIFENPTQYGFILNKCDLYPPLEYYEVEVDSTITNISAFARHFKTNYKILKFFNPWLRESYLTNKLNKTYRIKIPKEGFRETVYKK; encoded by the coding sequence ATGATATTCTCAAAGAGGTTTTCCTTAGTCATAAAAACATTTATCGCAGTATTTATATTTGTAATTCTAATATCGTTTATTCCCATTACAAAAGTTTTTAGCTACAGTGAACAGCAAGCTGACACCATTTTTCAAGCCACCATATATCCGGTACCAATACCCGACAGCCTTACATTTGCAGGCGAGGCGGTACCCCTTGAGTTCTTCGACGTTAGAGAATCGCTTGATAGAGAACTCCAGGTGAATACCTTTTGGCATTCCCAAACCTTGCTGCTTCTTAAGCGTGCAAATAGATACTTCCCAATAATTGAACCCATTTTAGAAGCAAACAACATACCCATCGATTTCAAGTACTTAGCTGTTGCCGAGAGTGGGTTAACCCAAGCAATTTCACCATCAAAGGCAGTTGGTTTCTGGCAAATACTTGAAGGAACTGGGGAGGAGCTGGGTTTGGAAATAAACAACGAGGTTGATGAGCGATATCATATAGAAAAATCGACCCAAGCGGCTTGCCAGTACTTTAAGAAGGCATATGAAAAGTATGGGAATTGGACCATGGTAGCTGCATCGTATAACTTTGGGATGAATGGAATTGATAAACAGATATTAAGACAGGAAAACGATTCGTACTACAATATGGTTTTAGGCGAAGAAACAGGACGGTACATCTTTAGAATACTTGCACTTAAAGTGATATTTGAGAATCCAACACAATATGGTTTTATATTAAACAAGTGCGACCTTTATCCTCCTTTGGAATACTATGAGGTAGAAGTAGATAGTACCATCACCAACATTTCGGCTTTTGCCCGCCACTTCAAAACGAATTACAAGATTCTTAAGTTCTTTAATCCGTGGTTACGCGAAAGCTATCTTACAAACAAACTAAACAAAACATATCGGATTAAAATTCCTAAAGAGGGATTTCGTGAAACAGTTTACAAGAAATAA